The Coffea eugenioides isolate CCC68of chromosome 8, Ceug_1.0, whole genome shotgun sequence genome has a segment encoding these proteins:
- the LOC113780511 gene encoding protein FAR1-RELATED SEQUENCE 5-like → MEFDTEVATRNFYQKYAKASGFGTRLSKGHKDKTSDMVLDRVFCCSREGKRPKDKGNMIVKCPRPETRCDCGVRMKITYRQAGKYRVVQLVAQHNHELSTPSKTHIFRSHRHMTMAHEAEIDMARSCEIALKQSIELMSKQVGGQENLGFIRDDLKNYLRSKRSIPMMQGDTGGVLEYLRMMQLEDPNFYYAIQVDEDDLITNIFGVDAKMRTDFAHFGDMVCFDTIYRKHKDERPITLFVGVNHHKQTIVFRTALLYDEIIGTFE, encoded by the coding sequence ATGGAATTCGATACTGAAGTAGCAACTAGaaatttttaccaaaaatatgcTAAAGCATCTGGTTTTGGAACTCGATTAAGTAAGGGACATAAAGACAAAACTAGTGATATGGTGTTGGATAGGGTTTTTTGCTGCTCCCGTGAAGGAAAAAGGCCAAAAGACAAAGGCAATATGATTGTTAAGTGTCCTCGTCCAGAAACAAGATGTGATTGTGGTGTAAGGATGAAAATCACCTATAGACAAGCTGGAAAATACCGTGTTGTGCAACTTGTTGCACAACATAATCATGAGCTATCAACTCCGAGCAAAACTCATATATTTAGATCTCATAGACACATGACAATGGCACATGAAGCTGAAATAGATATGGCCCGAAGTTGCGAAATTGCACTAAAACAATCAATTGAACTGATGTCGAAACAAGTTGGTGGACAAGAAAATCTTGGATTCATTCGAGATGATTTAAAAAACTACTTACGATCCAAAAGATCCATACCAATGATGCAAGGTGACACAGGAGGAGTCTTAGAGTACTTACGAATGATGCAATTAGAGGATCCAAATTTTTATTATGCCATTCAAGTAGATGAAGATGACTTGATAACTAACATATTTGGGGTTGATGCAAAGATGAGAACTGATTTTGCTCATTTTGGTGATATGGTTTGTTTTGATACAATTTATAGAAAGCACAAAGATGAGAGGCCAATTACATTATTCGTTGGTGTAAATCATCATAAACAAACTATAGTTTTTAGAACTGCTTTATTATATGATGAGATAATTGGAACATTTGAATAG